In the genome of Streptomyces lydicus, the window CGCGGGGCGGCGCATGACGCGCACCAGGGTGCCGAAGCCGAGGGCGGCGATCGTGGGGATCCGGCCGGGGGCGCTGCCCAGGTCGACGGTGAGGCCGCCCAGGCGGGTGTGGGGGTCCTTGTACTGGCTGAGCAGGTACTCAGCGATGCTCAGGCCCGTGGTGACGCTTGCCGAGTTGATGCTGCGGGTCATGGACTGCGGGAAGTACGCGGACTGGCTCGCGGTGTCGGTGACGCGCTGCAGCGTGTTGCTGTCCGTCGCGTCGAGGGCGCCCTCGACGGTGACCTGCACATCGTTGAAGAGCCGCGCGGGGTCCTGGGCGAAGGTCACATCTTCCTGGTACGGGATCTCTCCGGCCGCGTTGTTCTCCCCGAAGATGGCCTGGGGAACGCTCTGGATCCAGCGCCACAGGTGCCCGTACAGGGTCGGGGTGCCGTAGCGGTCCATGACGAACTGCCCGCCCTCGGTGTCCGCGGCCTGCTGGATGGCGTCCAGCGCGGTGCGGCCGTTGAGCGTGGTGCCGCCGAGGGTGCCCGAGGAGCCGTAGTACGTGCCACCGGGCAGCTGGCTGCCGGGGTGGAACTGGGCGAGGGCCAGCAGCCGGTCGATGCGCGAGGTGATGGCATCCTGCGCCCAGCCGCCTGCGAAGCCGCGGGTGAGGACATTCAGGCTGAGGAGGTCCACCTCGGTGTTCCACTGGGCGTACCAGGCGATGTCGCCGTTGAACGGCTGGGTGTTCTCCCCGCTCCCGTTGGTGGTGAGCAGCGCGCCCACGGCATCGACGGTGTACGTCGAGGAGCCCATGCTGCTGGCCGCGGTTGAGGTGTTGATGACGCCGTCGACCACCATGTGCACGGTCTTGCCGTCGGCGCTCAGGGTCAGCGCGGCGCAGTGCCAGTTCCCGTCGCAGACGGATACCGAGCCGTTGTAGTACACGCCGGCGCCGGCCGCGTTCTGGACCTTTGCGACGGTCCTGCCGGTGGAGTAGATGCCCATCAGGGCCCCGGACTGGTCGCCGGTGGCGGAGATGAACCCCGGGCCGGTGGAGGCCCACAGGGCGGCCTGGGTGAAGCGGCCGCCGGTGCCGGGGGTGGCGGTGGTGCGGAAGCAGATCATCCGCGTCCAGCCGGCGGCGGGCAGTGTGAGGCGGTCGGTGCCGTCCCACGGCTGGAGGTAGGTGGCGCCGGCCGAGTTGCCCAGGGCGCTGGCCTGGTTGGACAGCAGCGTGGTCACTGGGCCGTCCACGTTCCACAGCTTGCCCTGGTCGGTGGTGGAGGTGATCGATGTGCCGTAGGCGATGTTCGCGCCGACGACGTCCAGGCCCGCGCCGGTGGCGGCCGTGCCCGAGATCGGCAGGAACGCCGAGCCGCCGTTGATGATGGGGCTGGCGCCGGGGGCGGCGAGGTCGTAGACGTACTGCTGGTTGGCGGGCGCGATGCTCGCCAGGTACTGCGGCATGACGTCCTGCAGCGTCAGCTGCGACAGCGGCGCCAGGCCGTCGACCCCGGCGACTTCCACCAGGCCGTACTTGCCGCCGCGCTCGTAGCGCTGCACCCAGCTCTCGGCGAACCCCTGCCAGATCTGGAACCAGTCGCCCGCTCCTGTCCAGGCGGTGGCGGCGGATCCCTGCTCGAGCTGCCAGCCGGTGACGCGCACGGTCGTCGCGGCCGTGGTCGCCGCCGTCGTCGCCACGGAGATGATGGCGAACTCGGCGCTGGCCGGGGCGGTGCCGGCCGCGGTCAGGCGGCCGCTCCAGCTGGTCGTGATGGCGGTGTTGATGCCGGTGGTCGTCGACAGCAGCGTCCCGCTCAGGTCGTACCAGCCGATGCGCAGCTGCATGCTCAGGGAGGACATGCCGCCCGGGGCGAGCTGCATTTCGACGCCGGCCGCGTAGGAGGCGCCCGGGGTGACGGTGGTGCCCTCGCAGTCGTTCGTCAGCCAGGACGCCGCCGCGCCCGACAGGCCGTAGACGGCGCCGGACGCGGTCGCGTTCGGCAGGGCCCAGGTGCCTGCCGTGGTGAGCCCGGACGGCGACGTGGACAGGCCCGTGACGACGTCGATGGTGCCGGCGGTCGCGGCCATGGCCGTGGTCTGGGTGCCGTTGGCCACCCAGTAGTAGAGCAGGTTGCGGGTGGCGGCGGTCTGCAGGACCAGGCGCAGGCGCCGGTAGGGCAGCACGTAGGGGTAGAAGGGGCTGGCGGTGTTGTCCGGGTCGAGTGCTCCGTCGAGGTTGTCGAGGACGAACGATGCGGTCCCGGACTGGACGCTGTCCGTCTCGTACTGCCGGCCGCTGGGCGCGGCCTTCCAGCTGCCGCGGATCCGCTTGGTCAGCGTGTACCAGTGGTTGCTGGCCGACGCGTTGCCCCCGGACGTCCAGGCGACCTGCAGCAGCAGGCGCGGCCAGGAGGCGATCAGGGGGCCGTCCGCGATGGGGAACCCGGTGGGCACGGTCACAGACGGCCTCCGATCGGTAGGGGTTAGCCGCGGGCCAGGTCGAGGCCGTTGGTGAGGTTGCGGCGCCGGTGCTGCAGCGTGCCGCGCTGTACCTGCCGCAGCAGGACGTCACGATCGAGCTGGACGACGGTGGTCACCTCCACCAGCTGGTCGCCGCCCTGGCCGTCGGCCGCGGGATTCCAGGAGCGCGCCGGAAGGCGCGGGACCTGCGGCATGGCCGCCCCCGCGACGGCGCCGGCCATGGCCGCGGCCGCGGTCACCGCGTGGTGGGTGCCGGACTCGATGCCCTGCGCCATGCCCTGAGCGGTGTAGTTGCCCAGCTCGGCCATCACCGTGGACGGCGAGTGGATGCCCAGGCTGCGGCGGATCGCCGTCTTCATGCTGTTGGCGATGCGCACCATCTGCTTGTCGATGGCCTTTTGCTGCGACTGCAGGCCCTTGATCAGGCCCTTCGCCGAGTCGATGCCCGACTTGTACATGCTGTCAGCGACGGCGGATCCCACGGAGCCGGCCGCGGACTTCGCCGACTTCTGCAGCTTGTTGATGGTGGCGATCTGTGACCGGTTGGCCGTCGCCAGGGCTGCGGCGGTGGCGCCGCCCTGGTCGACGCCGGCCGATGCGATCTGCTGCACCAGCTCAGTGGACAGGCCCTTCTTGCGGAGGGTCTGCAGCTCGGCGGCGAACTTCCGGGCCTTGGCGACCTGCGTGCGCATGTTCGCCACGACGTCCTGACTGGTCAGCTGCACGCTGCCCTCGGGCAGAGCCGTCACCACGGAGACGTTCTCCATCACGGACTTGGCGACGTCGTCCCGGGTCTTCTTCCAGTCCTTCTGCAGGTCCGCCAGCCGCTTGTGGGCGGCCTTCAGGCGGGACGCGATGCTGACCCGCTGGGCGGCGAGCCGGTTGAGGGCACGCCCGTCCCGGGCCACCAGGTTCTGCAGGCCCTGGTGGCTGCGGGATCCGAACTGCCGGTAGAGCATGTTGGCGATGCGGATGGACGCCGAGCGGACCCGGGCCGCGGAGCCGGTCAGGCCCTGCACCAGGCCGGCGTTGATGTACGCGCCGATCTCCGCGAACTTCCGCGACGGGCTGTGAATGCCCAGGAAGGACTTGGCGGAGTTGAGCGCGCCCTCGGCCAGGTTCTGGAGGGAGGAGAACAGGGAGCCGGCGGCGCCGGTGACACCGTGGACGATGCCCATCACGATGTTCCGGCCGATGGACAGGAAGCTGGACCCGATGTTCTTCACGGCGTTCCACGCGTTGTGCAGGCCGCGCGAGATCGTCGAGGCAATACTGCTGATCGTGCCGGAGATCGTGTGCCACGCCGACACGATCGGGTTGATCATCCCGGCCTTGATCCCGGACCAGATGAACGCGGCGGTGGCCTTGATGAGGTTCCACTGCTGGGTGAGCCACCCCTTGATGGTGGTCCACACGCTCATCAGGCTCTTCCAGGCGGCCTTCATCGGGTTGACGATGACCGTCTTGATCACGCCCCAGACGGCGCCGGCGGCGGCTTTGATGCCGTTCCAGATGGCGACGAAGAAGGCTTTGATGCCGTTCCACACGGTCTTGGCGGTGTTCGTGATCTGGGTGTGGAAGTGGTTCCAGATGCTGATGACCAGCGCGATCGGCGGGGCGAAGATGGCCAGCAGCAGCGGCCACCACTTCATGAAAAAGGCCTTGATGCCGTTCCACACGCTGCTGGTGATGCTCTTCAGCCAGTTCCAGCCGGCCACGATCGGCGCGGTCACCGTGCGCCAGGCGCTGGCGAAGAACGCGCCGATGCCGTGCCAGGCGGCGCTGATGCCGCTGGTGATCGAATGCCAGATGGACTTGGTGCCGTCGGCGACCCAGTTCCAGGCGGCGACCACGGCGTGGCCGACGGCGGCCGCCACCGCCTTGATGACGCCCCACACCTGCTTCCAGTGCGTGGCCAGGTAGATGATGGCCGCGACCAGCGCCATGACGCCGACGATGATCCAGGTGACGGGGTTGACCGCGGCGGCGGCCGCCATGCTGTACAGCCCGGCGGTCAGGGCCGCGATGGCGAACACCAGGACCCCGCCGATGATGATGGCCGCGACCTTCGCCGCCCCTGAGTGCTTGGCGATCCAGGACGTGGCCGTGGCCACCACACCGATGATCTTCTGGGCCACCGGCATCAACTGCTGGCCGATCTGGATGCCCAGCGACTGCACCGACGCCTTGGCCTCGGCCATCTTCTGGTTGAAGTTCTTCTGGACGTCCGCCCATCCCTCGATGGACTTGCCGCCGGCCTTGACGTGCTCCTCGATGCCCTCGGTGTTCCGCTTGAAGTCGGCCATGTGCGGGCCGGTCAGCTGCAGCGCGGCCTGCATCGACTTGGTGCCGCCCACCATCGTGGCGAGCGCGCCCACGTAGGTCTGCTGCGACGGCGAGAGGTTCGCCAGCTCCTTCTGGAACGCCGTGGTGTTGTGCGCGGCCTTCTGCAGGTGAGAGATGAGGACGGTGCCGGCCGGGCCCATCTTGTGCTGGATGGCGTCGGTGAGCATCGTCAGCGTGCTGGCCAGGCCCCGCTTGCCGAGGTTCTGCCCAACCTTCACCGCCGACAGGCCCAGGTCCGTCATCTCCCGGGCGGCCTTGCCGGACGGGTTGGACAGCTGGCCGATGGTCTGGCGCAGGTAGGTCGCCGCGACCGCGGCCGGGGTGCCTTGGGCGGTCATGGTGGCCATGGCGCCCAGCACTTCGTTGAGCTTGACGTGCGCGGCCGCCGACACCGGCAGGATGCTGCTCATGCTGCCGGCGAGGGCTTCGAGGTTCGTCTTGCCCTCGGCCTCGGTGGCGATCAGCGCGTTCGTGACCTCGGTCGCCGACCCGGCGCCGGTCTTGTACGCGTTCATCGCGGTGGTGACCGCGTCGGTGGTGGTCTTCAGGTCCGCGGCGCCGACCTTGGCGCCCATGGCCGACGCCCGCAGCACCTTCAGCGCGTCGGCGCCGTGGTAGCCGGCGGATTCGACCATGTAGAGCCCCGAGGTGAGTTCCTCGGTGGACTGCCCGACCTGCCCGGCCATGGCCAAGACGCCCTGGCCGACCATCTTCATGTTGCCCGCGGCCTCGCCGGCGCCGGTGCGCACGCGGGTCATCTGGACCTGGAAGTCACCGGCCATCTTCACCGTGTGGACGGCGACAGCCGCGGCCGCGATGCCGATTCCGGCGATGGCCGCCTTGCCGAGCATGCCGGTCTTGCGGAAAGCGCCCGCCCCGGAGGCGTCGGCGGCCGCCATCTCCGCCTTGACGTCCGCCATCGCGGTCTTGACGCCCTTGGAGTGGCCCAGGAACTCGATGAACACCGGGGGCAGAGCACCCATGAGGGAGTCACCTCCCTCGCAGGTCGCTCGCTATGGAGTTATGGGCAGGGCCGCACGACGGCGATACTGACCGCATGGCAATGAAGCTGATCCGGCGGTTCCTCGGACACAGGTCCCCAACAGCCCAGATGAATGCCGCAGGGGAGAAGTTGGTCGCCCAGTTCGCCAAGGGCTGCGCCGATCCGCCCCGCACGCCCGAGGAGTGGGCAGAGATGCACCGGCGGCTCGACGAAGCCATGCCGTACATGCGCGAGGTCGCCGAGCGCGCCTTCGGCCCTCTCGACGACGGGGACGAATAGCCAGATCAGGTTTTGGTGGCACGCCCCCAGGACGCTTGCCAGACGGCGGCCATCTTCGGCTCGGCCTTGCGGATCCCGGGCCGGACGTAGGGGTACTTGCCTTCGGTGCGCTTCTTGTAGAGGTTGCGGACCCCGCCGCCGACGCCGACGCCGCCCTGGAACCCGCCGCCGGGAATCGGCTTGGGCTTTCGGACGCCACCCACGCCCTTGATCAGCTTTCCGGTCAGCCGGCCGGGCCCCCCGCCCTTGGTGGTGTGGTGCGGGGACAGGCCCAGGCGCACGGTGTCGCCGGTCCGAGCGGACTTGCCGCGGTGGTCCCACCGCGGCCGCCCCCGCATCCCCGACCGGATCGACCGCTTGGCCAGGTTCTGGGTGGACCTCAGCGCCTTGATGGTGGCCAGGTCGATACGGCGGTCCATCGCGACGACCGCCGCACGCGCTTCCTTCGCGCCGCGGACAGCGACGGTGATCCCCTCACCCACGGGCAGCCTCCTCCTGGGCGTTGGCCTTGGCCTGCTGCACGGCCCCGTCGACGGCCAGGACCCAGTCGAGTTCCTCGGCCGGCAAGTCCATCCAGGAGTCGGGCGGGCCGACGACCTGACACAGCTGCCAGAAGCGGTACGCCTCCATCGGCAGCTGGTCGGCCGGGTAGTCGAATTTGCCCTCCAGTACCGCCCTCAGACGGTAGAGGGCCCGGTAGGGGACGCCGGATCGGTGGACGGCGCGAAGTCGGGCCCGGCCTGCAACCCGCCCTCGGCACACAGTTCCTTCAGCGCGTCGTAGGCGCCGCCGGGCAGGTCCAGGAGACTGTCCGCCGTCACCTCGGGCCCGAACGACCAGCCCGCGACGCGCGAGAGGATCAGACGGTCGCTGAGATCGTCCATGAGCGCGAGGGACTCCTCGCCGATCGCGGTGGCCATGTCCGCGGCCTCCGCCTCGCCGATGTCGGCCATGGCCGCCACGCCGTCCGCCTTGGCCTTGGCCACGACGCCGGCGAACGCCGGGTCCCGGGCCAGCTTCATCTGGATGGCCTTGATCGGCCGGCGCAGCCGCTCGGAGACGTCCGCGCTGTCGCGCAGGTCGGCCCAGGCGTCGCCGGGCAACTGGTGTCGCGTGATGGTCACTTGTACGTCCCGGAGGTGATGGCGTTGGTCAGGGTGGCCTTGATGGGGCTGTAGCCGGCGGAGGCGCCCACGTCGCTGGTGTTGGCAATCGCGCGGAAGGACACGGGAAGCTCGATGTAGTCCTTGCCGTAGTTCGGCGATCCCTCGGTGAAGGCGACCTGAGAGCAGTGCAGCGTCAGGCCGTTCGCCGCGGCACCGGCGCCCTGCGAATACAGGCAGTCGAAGGACTGGACGGTGCCGGCCTGGAACGCGGTGCGCTGGGTCGTGGACTCCATGACCAGCGTCAGCTTGCCCTCGACGCCCACGTCCCCGGACCAGATGCGGTACGGGTTCTGGGTGCCCGCGGCGCCCCGGATCTCGGTGACGTCCCGCTTGATGGTCAGCTCGCCGTCCTGGACGAAGATGTTGGTCCCGCCCAGCTTGTTGGTGATCGACCAGTTCGCGACCGGCGGCACCGCGGTGAAGCTCGGGGTGGGCGTCGTCGTGGTGGTGTAGCCCCAGGACTTGGCCTTCGCCGACCACTCCAGAAGGCCGTCCGCGTTCCACTTGAAGCCCAGCTCGGAGAACTGGGCGCCGGCGTACTGCCAGGTCCCCAGCGGGTCGGCGATCGTCCAGGTCTGGCTGGGCGGCTGGGTGTCGCCCGTGCACAGCGTCGAGAACGTCGTGGTGTACGGCGCGGATGCGCCGGTGACGGTCAGGTCCGGCAGGACGGACGTCAGCAGCCAGCCGATGGTGTCGGCGTACACGTCGCCGCCGACGTCCAGTTCAGCGCCCTTCTGCCCGGGCAGCAGCCCGAACACGTCCACCGGGGCGCCGCGCTGGCCGGTGTCCTCGATGAGGTTGATGTCGTCCTTCGGCGTCAGCGTCTTCCACGGCACCCAGGCGGTGGGAGCGACAGCGGTCCCGGGCGTGACCTCCTTGGCCACGCCCAGGGCTGCGAGATGACTGGGCTTAGGCATCGCTGCCGCCCTCCTTCCCCGGCCGGTCGCCGGTCTTCTTGGTGGCGGCCTTGGCGGTCTCCCACAGGCCATCGCCCGGATTGCGCTCCAGGTCGTAGGTTTCGCCGGTCTCCGGCGTCAGGCCCAGCTGCGGGTAGTAGCGGCCCGCCTCGCCGATGTAGGTGTAGCGCTGCACGGTGTCCTCACAAGGTCTTGAGACAGTCGATGCCCAGGTCGATGACGACGTGGCGGCCCTTGTGCTCGTCGTCCCAGCCCGCGGTGTGCGAGGCCGTTGACGGGCGCGCCCGGTCGACCGCGCCGCCCAGGGAGGGATCGGAGCGCACCACGGCCACGACCAGGTCCGCCAGCTGCCGGGCCCGCAGGAACGTGCCGGCCGGGTCGTCGCCGCCGCGGTAGACGTCCACCGTCACGGTCACGGTGTAGTCCTCGCGCAGCCAGCCCGCGCCGCCGGAGCCGACGACCGATTCGGGGCTGTAGGTCTGCTGCACCTCGCCGACGCACACGATCTCGTCGGGCTCGTAGGGGCCGGGGACGTCCAGGCACACCAGAGCGCCGGAGGACTCCGGGATCTGCGCCTGGAGGCCGGCCAGGAGCCAGGCGCGGGCGGCCGGGATGCTGGAGGCGGGGATGTCCCCGAGGGGGGTGCTCATGCGATCCCCGGCGGACGGCGGCTGGGCTGCCACAGCTCCATGACCCGCGCGGGCAGTGCGAAGCCCATGGGCACGCCGCCTCCCTCGCTGTCGAGGCCGGCCCCGCCGAAGCGCGGGCGCCCGCCCTGCTGGGTGAGCTGCCACAGGTGCCGGATCAGCTCGAGCGCGCCCAGCCGCACGGACGGCGAGACCGTGCCCGCGCCCGCCGTGTAGGCCACCAGGACGTTCTTGGAGCCGTCGGCGAAGCAGATCGCCCCGCCCGTGGCGCGGCGGATGATCTGCCCGCGGTCCAGATCCACGGTGTAGCCGTAGGCGTCGGTGCTGGCGCCCAGGGGCTGCTCGGTGAGCGGGAAGGTGGTGGCGCCGACGTACTCGGTGACCGAGTGCACGGCGGCGACCGGCTGCCAGTCCAGGGAGATGACCGCCGTGCCCCCGTCGTGCCACTCGATGTGCTCCTCGGGCATGAGGGGGCCGACCACATTCCGCGCGAGATCGCCGGCCGCCGCGATGAACCCCGCCAGCTCAGCATCTTGCGTGGTGTTGCCGTCTGGGATGTTCAGGTGCGCTTTCACGCTGGCCAGGTCGACGATCGGCATGACGTCAGCCGGTCTTGTTCGGCGCGGCGGCGGCCTTCGCGGTGCGCCGCCCGTCCGGTGCGCTCTCCCCGTTGGGCCGGGCGCTCTTCCCGCCGCCGACCACCTCATCCAGGCGCCGCCCGGTGCGGCGGATGTCCTCGGCCGTCGAGGTCGGCACGCGGCTGCCGTCCTCCAGCTCGATGGTGGCCGGGTCGACCAGCCCGCGCAGTTCGGCGACCGCCTCGCGCACATCGTCGGCCATGGCCGACAGCTCACCGCGGATGTCCGCGGCCAGCTTCTCGTCGATCTCCTTGACCTGGTCGTACTTGTCCAGCAGGCCCTTGGCGATGTTGATCGGGTTCATCGTGCCCTCCTGGGCGGTAAGAAGGGGCGGCGGCCGAGCGGCCGCCGCCGTGACGGCTCAGAAAGCGGGGGTGATCGAACCCGTGCCGGTGACGGCCGCGATCGATGCCGGGTAGCGGCCCGCCTGGAACGAGGCGTAGTTGTACAGCCGCACGAACAGGCTGAGGTTCTGGGCGTAGGTCTGCTCGAACGCCTCCGCCCGGACGTTGCCCTCCCACAGGAACACGTCCGAGGCGCGCAGGAGCAGGATCACGTCCTGGTTCGTGCCCGCCCCGACGTTGGTGGGCAGGTTCGGGTCGGTGTACACCGGCAGGCCGAGCATCTCGCCGACCCGGCCCTGGGCCGCCAGTTCGCCCGGCGTGCCCGCGGCGTTGTTCGGGCCCTGGGCCATCGGGACGACCATCGGCCGGTTGGCGGTGTCGACCTGCGCGAGCGCCCACGCCCACCGGCGGGGGTGCATCACGACGTGCGTGGGCGGCTGGTAGCGGGTGGTGTGGATCGCGCTGACCGCGGCGCCGAGGCTGGAGTACATCGCGCCCGCGCCGCCCATGGACGGCGTCGCCTGCGTCCAGGCGACCGAGTTGGTGCCGGCCAGCGTCAGCAGGCCGGTCACCTGCCCGCTGGTGCCCGTGCCCGACAAAACCTGCCTGTCCAACTTCATCGCGTAGTCCGCAGCCAGGTCCGCCAGGATCAGGTCGTCGATGTTCAGCGGCGACTGCTCCACCAGCTGCATGGAGATGGTCTGACCACCGGCGATCGTCACGACCGGGCTGGAGATGCTGCCCGTGGTCATGTCGGTCTGCTGCACCGCGCTGTTCTGGCTGCTCTGGATCGCCTCAGCCGTACCGGTCAGCACCTTCGGGATGGAGATGCTGTTCGTGCCGGCCGGGACGGTGCCGTGCACGCACAGATCCGCGGTGACCCGGCCCGGGCGCGCGAGCGAAACGAACTCGTCCTCCAGCCACAGCGGCGGCACGAACTCGCCGCCCGCGCCCGCGGTGGTGGAGATCGCGCGCTTCTCGGCCACCATCTTGTCGTTGCGACGCAGCCGCTCGGTGGCCTCGCGATCCCCGCGGCGGTTGGCCAGGTACAGGTCCCGGAAATAGGACTGGCCACCGGGACCCGAGCGGTAGACCTCCTGCTCGGTCACGGACGTGCCGGGCGCAGCACGGCGCCGCTCGTCCTCGGGCTTCGGCGCGTAGCGCTCGGCGACCTCCGCCGCCGCCTCGTCGGCGCGGATCTGCCCGTCCAGCTCAGCAATCCGGGCGTCGATGGCCCGGATCTCGGCCTCGCCGTCGTCGAACGTGCCGCGCTCCTCGTCGGTCAGCGCGGAGCGCTCCTCTGCCTGCACGGTCTCCAGAACGGCGTCGAGCTTCTTGCGCTGCTCGGCACGCTTCTCCTGGAGAGCCTTGATCATGTCCCGCTTGTTCACGGGGGACTCCCTCTCTCGATATGGGGTGCGTGCCTGCCGTGGTGACGGGTGGTGGCCCGGGTGGTGCCCCTACGCGTGCGGGGTCCGGCGCGGGCTCCGGCGCGGCGGCCGGGCAGGCGGAAAACCCGGACGCCGCATGGCTCCGGGTGGTCTTAGGGGCGGCGCTCTACAGCGACAGGCTGCGCGCGCGCCGCTGGTAGAGGTCCAGATCACTGACCGTGGCCAGGTGCTCCGCGTCGACGGGCTCCACCGGGGGCTTCTCGGCGGCCGGGGCGAAGCGCGCGGCGAGCCGCTCGTAGACGGCGCGCTGCTCCTCCTCCGGCATCTGGCCGCACAGCTGGGCCAGGTCACGCGCGTTGAGCTGGGCGCCGGCCGTGTTGGGGTTCGCGCCGTAGTTCACCACCGACACGTCGCCCTTGTTGAGGTTCACCTCGAGGATGTCGCGCTGCTCGTAGTCCGGGGACCACTGCTGCCGGGTCACCCAGAACGCGAACGACATTTCGTCGAGGTCGCCGCGGTCCATCGCCGAGCGCAGGGCCTGCACATGCGGGCTGGACGGGTCCAGCTCGGCCTCCGTGTAGAGGCCGGTGGAGTCCTCCGACAGCCGCATGGTGCCGGACTTCGTCCGCGCCAGCGTCATCCCGGAGTGGTTGATCAGGAACGGCACATCCGCGGATTCGTCCAGGGTCTTCTTGAACGCGCCGGACCGCACCACCTCGGTATACGGGCCCAGCCAGTCCTGCATCTCGTAGCCGGCCTCGGTCACGCAGGCGTAGCCGGTGAACGTCAGCCGGTCGCCGCCGTCTCCGGACGGCGCGGCGCGCAACTCGACAGCCTTGAAGGGCATGTTGCGGCGCTCGACGGTACGGGGCCGCTCGGCCCGGGTGGACAGGTCCATCACGGCTCCTCAATCGGGTACGGGCTCATCAAGCTTCGGATCGGGCTCGCCGGGCGTCCAGCCCGGATCGGTGGTGTGCGCTGAGTTCAGCGGCGCGAACGGGTCGGTGCCGGCTCCGTCGGGCAGCGGCGGCATGTTCTCCCGGGCCCGGATCTCGTCCGGCGTCATCCCGGCGATGTTCCGGGCGATCTGGTAGACGGCCCACCGGCCGGCCGTGTCCGTCCGCAGCAGCCCATCCGCGTCGAACCAGGCGGCCTGGGGGCGCGGCAGCATCATCGACCACGCATCCTCGAACGTCCCCAGCCACGGGGCCAGCGTGTAGCGCAGGAACCCCAGGCCCTGCTGCTCAATGCCGGTGCCCCACGACGTGGTGCGGTCGACCTGGCCGAGCATGTGCGGCGGCAGCCCGAACAGCATCGCCACATCGAGGTTCTGGGCAGCCCGGGT includes:
- a CDS encoding HK97 family phage prohead protease, whose amino-acid sequence is MDLSTRAERPRTVERRNMPFKAVELRAAPSGDGGDRLTFTGYACVTEAGYEMQDWLGPYTEVVRSGAFKKTLDESADVPFLINHSGMTLARTKSGTMRLSEDSTGLYTEAELDPSSPHVQALRSAMDRGDLDEMSFAFWVTRQQWSPDYEQRDILEVNLNKGDVSVVNYGANPNTAGAQLNARDLAQLCGQMPEEEQRAVYERLAARFAPAAEKPPVEPVDAEHLATVSDLDLYQRRARSLSL
- a CDS encoding phage major capsid protein, which gives rise to MNKRDMIKALQEKRAEQRKKLDAVLETVQAEERSALTDEERGTFDDGEAEIRAIDARIAELDGQIRADEAAAEVAERYAPKPEDERRRAAPGTSVTEQEVYRSGPGGQSYFRDLYLANRRGDREATERLRRNDKMVAEKRAISTTAGAGGEFVPPLWLEDEFVSLARPGRVTADLCVHGTVPAGTNSISIPKVLTGTAEAIQSSQNSAVQQTDMTTGSISSPVVTIAGGQTISMQLVEQSPLNIDDLILADLAADYAMKLDRQVLSGTGTSGQVTGLLTLAGTNSVAWTQATPSMGGAGAMYSSLGAAVSAIHTTRYQPPTHVVMHPRRWAWALAQVDTANRPMVVPMAQGPNNAAGTPGELAAQGRVGEMLGLPVYTDPNLPTNVGAGTNQDVILLLRASDVFLWEGNVRAEAFEQTYAQNLSLFVRLYNYASFQAGRYPASIAAVTGTGSITPAF
- a CDS encoding phage tail tube protein, whose product is MPKPSHLAALGVAKEVTPGTAVAPTAWVPWKTLTPKDDINLIEDTGQRGAPVDVFGLLPGQKGAELDVGGDVYADTIGWLLTSVLPDLTVTGASAPYTTTFSTLCTGDTQPPSQTWTIADPLGTWQYAGAQFSELGFKWNADGLLEWSAKAKSWGYTTTTTPTPSFTAVPPVANWSITNKLGGTNIFVQDGELTIKRDVTEIRGAAGTQNPYRIWSGDVGVEGKLTLVMESTTQRTAFQAGTVQSFDCLYSQGAGAAANGLTLHCSQVAFTEGSPNYGKDYIELPVSFRAIANTSDVGASAGYSPIKATLTNAITSGTYK
- a CDS encoding phage tail tape measure protein, whose translation is MGALPPVFIEFLGHSKGVKTAMADVKAEMAAADASGAGAFRKTGMLGKAAIAGIGIAAAAVAVHTVKMAGDFQVQMTRVRTGAGEAAGNMKMVGQGVLAMAGQVGQSTEELTSGLYMVESAGYHGADALKVLRASAMGAKVGAADLKTTTDAVTTAMNAYKTGAGSATEVTNALIATEAEGKTNLEALAGSMSSILPVSAAAHVKLNEVLGAMATMTAQGTPAAVAATYLRQTIGQLSNPSGKAAREMTDLGLSAVKVGQNLGKRGLASTLTMLTDAIQHKMGPAGTVLISHLQKAAHNTTAFQKELANLSPSQQTYVGALATMVGGTKSMQAALQLTGPHMADFKRNTEGIEEHVKAGGKSIEGWADVQKNFNQKMAEAKASVQSLGIQIGQQLMPVAQKIIGVVATATSWIAKHSGAAKVAAIIIGGVLVFAIAALTAGLYSMAAAAAVNPVTWIIVGVMALVAAIIYLATHWKQVWGVIKAVAAAVGHAVVAAWNWVADGTKSIWHSITSGISAAWHGIGAFFASAWRTVTAPIVAGWNWLKSITSSVWNGIKAFFMKWWPLLLAIFAPPIALVISIWNHFHTQITNTAKTVWNGIKAFFVAIWNGIKAAAGAVWGVIKTVIVNPMKAAWKSLMSVWTTIKGWLTQQWNLIKATAAFIWSGIKAGMINPIVSAWHTISGTISSIASTISRGLHNAWNAVKNIGSSFLSIGRNIVMGIVHGVTGAAGSLFSSLQNLAEGALNSAKSFLGIHSPSRKFAEIGAYINAGLVQGLTGSAARVRSASIRIANMLYRQFGSRSHQGLQNLVARDGRALNRLAAQRVSIASRLKAAHKRLADLQKDWKKTRDDVAKSVMENVSVVTALPEGSVQLTSQDVVANMRTQVAKARKFAAELQTLRKKGLSTELVQQIASAGVDQGGATAAALATANRSQIATINKLQKSAKSAAGSVGSAVADSMYKSGIDSAKGLIKGLQSQQKAIDKQMVRIANSMKTAIRRSLGIHSPSTVMAELGNYTAQGMAQGIESGTHHAVTAAAAMAGAVAGAAMPQVPRLPARSWNPAADGQGGDQLVEVTTVVQLDRDVLLRQVQRGTLQHRRRNLTNGLDLARG
- a CDS encoding LamG domain-containing protein, translating into MTVPTGFPIADGPLIASWPRLLLQVAWTSGGNASASNHWYTLTKRIRGSWKAAPSGRQYETDSVQSGTASFVLDNLDGALDPDNTASPFYPYVLPYRRLRLVLQTAATRNLLYYWVANGTQTTAMAATAGTIDVVTGLSTSPSGLTTAGTWALPNATASGAVYGLSGAAASWLTNDCEGTTVTPGASYAAGVEMQLAPGGMSSLSMQLRIGWYDLSGTLLSTTTGINTAITTSWSGRLTAAGTAPASAEFAIISVATTAATTAATTVRVTGWQLEQGSAATAWTGAGDWFQIWQGFAESWVQRYERGGKYGLVEVAGVDGLAPLSQLTLQDVMPQYLASIAPANQQYVYDLAAPGASPIINGGSAFLPISGTAATGAGLDVVGANIAYGTSITSTTDQGKLWNVDGPVTTLLSNQASALGNSAGATYLQPWDGTDRLTLPAAGWTRMICFRTTATPGTGGRFTQAALWASTGPGFISATGDQSGALMGIYSTGRTVAKVQNAAGAGVYYNGSVSVCDGNWHCAALTLSADGKTVHMVVDGVINTSTAASSMGSSTYTVDAVGALLTTNGSGENTQPFNGDIAWYAQWNTEVDLLSLNVLTRGFAGGWAQDAITSRIDRLLALAQFHPGSQLPGGTYYGSSGTLGGTTLNGRTALDAIQQAADTEGGQFVMDRYGTPTLYGHLWRWIQSVPQAIFGENNAAGEIPYQEDVTFAQDPARLFNDVQVTVEGALDATDSNTLQRVTDTASQSAYFPQSMTRSINSASVTTGLSIAEYLLSQYKDPHTRLGGLTVDLGSAPGRIPTIAALGFGTLVRVMRRPALAPAKQLDCFVEQIEWSGSEDDQLQVHMQMSPASQYTYWIVSAAWAALATSPSAGATALTVGPISGNSAIAAQYVIPAGFTMTLGYGTANAETVTVASVQTVTAGYTTVQLTLTAATTKAHTAGDLICSPKPGSATVPPGVTYPTCYDGAAKFGGTSPLIGY